TATATTCAGAGCTCCAGAATATAATAAATTCTGAGACAGCTAAATGGAGGAAAATTCTTTGTGGAATTTTGGATGTGACTCTTTTCTTGGCTTTTAGGAATTTAGCTTTTCTAGGTAACTCATAACATTCTCTCagtatcaattttaattattcatataactattgtataatttaattattattactaaataacTATGTTTGCAGGTTAAATAATGCACATGAATGAGAAAGAAAATGGAAACTTTCTGGCTGGTATGGAGTTTATTGGTTGCCACAACCTGGTCATTGCATCTAACTAGGAAAATGTAAGACGCCATAAACAAGAATGCCCTTACTTATTTCTATCGTCTCAAAATGAGTTCATCAGAGAATATGGTGGTGTCCCCTGAAGTGCAGCTGTTGAACAAATCCAGGATGGTATCTACTTCACATTCATAGTTGATGGTACCCCTAATATATCTTACACTGAGCAGAtaacctttatttattttttttctctatgaAACTTTGAAAAGATAAACTAATCACTGGTAAATTAAAGAACAATTCTTGTGTGTTGAAGCTTTCAAGATGAAGAGAGGAGTCAATATAGCTAAGCTTATCACTGATATGATTTGAAAGCTAGTATACTCCAAACTCTCATGGTCAGGGATAGGATAATGGATCCATTATGTCAAGCGCTTACAAGGGAGCTCAAGcattaacaagaaaaaattatttggaacCTCTGTTTGTTTCCTGTAGAGCTCACAGTCTGGATTTGGCTGGTGCACATGCAGTTGAACCAGTCATTGAGATCAAAGTATTCATTGAGAAATCTTGGTTTTGCCCGCTAGAAGATCCTCACTGAAGCAACAAGAATTTTACTGCATAGACTTACTATGACAAGATGGAGCTCTCATACCGACTTGATAAAACCACTTTCCAAGAGGCCAAGAGAAACATTGGCAGCTCTTAAACATGCTATGGAAAATCTGGATCTGACCAGTGAGCAGCTCAGCCAGgcaagaaacttaaaaaaaaatgattatcatcttttaaatttgtattgctAGTTATGACTTGGTACAAAACCCTTACAGCTGTTAACAATGTTAGTCGTCTTTTACAATCTGAAGCCATTACCATTGATGATGAGCTGCGTTTGATTAGACAGCTGCTGAAAGATCTTGAACAGATTAGGGGCTCTTGCTTGCAAGTTTTCCAAGAGGCTGTAGCAGGACTGCAAGGGCTAAACTTGCTACTAAAGGAAAGCTTAAACTTAAGCCCTTTCAGGATTGGCATCAAACACAGGCCATTTCCATGACAGCCGAACAAAAGACTTTAAAGTAAAGGTTTTTAATGTTAAAGGGTTTTAGAAAGTCTATGCACACAGGCACAAGAAACTATTCACTCAAGATTCAGTGAGTTTTCCAGATACAAACTTCCGAGTGATTTCCACAAagaaacatacaaaaataatCTATTACAAGTTGTACTTTCATTTATTGTACAATGCAGAGAGATTGAGACATTATTATGTTCAGTCTATATCAactaacaaaatctttaaacaaaaatatttttttattgaatttaataggattttttgatttattgatatgaaataaatgttgttgtaaaacaccaaaataaataaattttgtgaaaattttttgtgtacACTATAATTATaccttgctaaaaaaaatttaatttcccCAATAATGCTAATGTCCCCATAAGTAttcgttttttttgtaaaatctgtcccTGTTAGTGATACTAtaggtgtgtatatatatatatatatatatatatatatatatatacatatatatatatatatatatatatatatatatatatatatatatatatatatatatatatatatatatatatatatatatgtatatatatatatatatatatatatatatatatatatatatatatatataaaatcaaaataaacagtATAAGCATTAACATACCCAGGATTAATTTAACAATGCATTAACATTAACAATGTAGAAATAAACTAtgatttaagtatataaaaaaatattaatataaatgaaaaaaatatagcaatataaattatatagtataaaataattaaaaacaataaaatttacctATAGATACCATCAAATAATACGATTTAgcattctttatatatttagaaaatataggtACAAAAATAACTACTGTGAAGATGTTTATAATTCCTAACCAACATGCTGGGACAGTTATTTTGGAAGAAAGCTGCAAAGTAACTTTCATATGGATGCcttgaagaagataaaaagtggaaacctataaaattatttttatctatttttattatttatattactattttttttaacaaaaaattcttatcattattattatttataactgcaTTTTTAGGTCTGCATGGTACCAATATATTTTgcacaactttttaatttgtaataaaggaTGTATCAATAGTTAGAACTGCAGGACGACAATTCAGTATTAGCAAAACATTGCAAGGACAATATCATACTGAGATTGAAAAAAGtatacagtttttattttatttgttgttgtgtCAAAGTTTATCCATAAATTGTTTGttcattgcttttatttttttgaaatgacggagaattttttatttttctgaaaagatgaagaaattagattaatttatttaagttattaaatgctaatgaatttttatgaatgaaatgaatcttttaaaatgaaatgatAACTAGATatgttaacatttctttttaagtcCAAATAAAAAACGTAGTATTAATTGCTTCGATATAATTTGCTTCGAGATCATTAAACATGAAAACGGTGCAACAGTTTTGCTTTAggtgttaaaaatgattaaatggaaagtataaaataaattataatcataaaatagaGGTAAACAAAATACAAGAGATAACTATTTCATTTAATACGAAATTAGTATCTGAATCACCGCAAAGAAAAAGataatactttttacttttctcTAAGAAggattattgttattttatattattttgaatcttCCAAacaattgattgttttttaacaaaattgatatttttatctataagctctttttaattgtaattttcttTCGTAAAATCAGTATCTACAGTGGTCAGCCATTACATTGGGACCAgctgtaattttttgtaaatattgtgtaaaaattaatttttaggcaaaaagaaaaataatggtgcaatttaaatcttgttcttttattgataaagttatacttgataaaaaatgaacaaatgagattaaacattttgattatttattggtcataacagtaaattttataaaatatatataaattattattattttgtaaaaccgCCTTTATTTGCAATTACTGCTTTGATGCGTCGTGGCATGCTTGCAATcgatttttttatagtttttgtcaactctgggttattTTGCCATATTTATACTGGTCGTCCCTCATTGTCCCAACCACTTTGTAGAGACGCCCTGCTCCTTGCCCACAAATGACAGACCAGATCATTACTGAAGCTGGATGCATGACTGTTTTCAGAATGCAGTTAGGATGAAACTTTTCGTTTGTTCTATGACAAACAAAAGATGTATTGCCCATCAAAGGACAATACATCTTTTGTTTGTCAAAAACTCATTTGAGaagtaaatctaaaataatacttattttaagttaaaatacttataaaatccTCCTTGGACTCcttggaccaaactcttcccctgtatcaatttttttctcattcGCATTTTGGTGAGAATCTTTACAATTTGTGCAAATTTTCGCTAAGAATATATTGTATTTTGCAAAAGACATCTGATTTGGCTAATTTTTGTTGGTGTCGTATCACATTTTTCCCCATagctgaaaatttaaataaagaaccTTAAAAAATGACTAGACTTTAGTGTATTTacataaacagaaaaaaaaacttgacttaatgattattattaagtttaaaaaaataattaaataaagcacagatgctttaaattaaaataaatcacatTAAAACTTCAATCaaactaacaaataaaaataaccttaaATTGTCCAATATGCAACAATTTGACTATTACAGGTGATTGCTGACAGCCAGAATTGgcaattgataaaatttttattaaatattactaagAATAGAAATAACTTGACATGTAACCAGGGATGCAGAGTTCCAAAAAAGACTCTGGATTTcaaagtcacaaaaagattactttatcctagtttttggtatccaggagctctaaaaatacaaataagtttatAGACTACTAATAGGAAAAAAAGTAAGACTTTTAGGTTAAAAgaacaatcattttttgaacccGGGTATAATGGCGGCAAGGACTCTGTGACTCCAGGACTCCGGGGtcaaaaacaataagtttcaagtcattaaatctcatgaacttttttcttatagcagatcataagtcaacaattatgtttagagcttctggacaTTACGGACTTGAAAAAAGTAGATATATAAATCCGGAGTCCTTTTGGGACTCTGCATCCCTGcatgtaacaaaaaataatatcatatttattttatcatatgtGGGTTTAAGcaatctataataaataaattgtaaaaaaaacatgtgGTCCTAATGTGATGGCCGATCACTGTATATCACGagctgtgaaaaaaaaaaaaaatcttacttttttCTTAGTGGGTGTTTTagctaaaaatcaaaattttatttttttctaagtgagttgttaaaaaactattgCTTGTTTTGGGCGATTCAAAAACTGCTGAACGGAGAAgtgaaaagatttatagagataaattgaaaagcattaaaatttatattgtatttcattaaaagattaggcaaaaaaatatatatttaaattaactttttaaatcagaATATTTTTGTGGATTATAATAATTTCTCTTTTCAatcgcttagaacaggcagccaattTTAAATCTAGCTGGTCTTattaatgatgctctttctcttctagacaaggtccaaaaacgtaTTGTAATTGTAGTTGGACCTGCCTTATCTGCCAAACTTTAACCTCTCTCATTTTCGTAAACCtgcatttctttatttttttttacaaatgctatcatggtcactgctcaaaagaGCAATCATCTTTAGTTCCattaactaaaactcattcttgcttgattGACACACTTGACTTGTATGATATTTTTCATTACATCGTcaaactcattctcgcttgatTTATCATTTAGCAAAGATGCATTCTTTTACTGTACTAGTCCTTTTgtactcaaaaaacttttattagtcaagttttttttccCGAACTTCAATGCTTTGAAacttatgtcttttttttcctGACTCATAACTTCAACTTTCCAAGCCTTCTTTCAACTGTTTTCTTATTctttaacacaattttttattttatagtcatttctaacttaatagtggttgtcAGTAGCCTTGTTAGGGTTAGTTAAAAAAccttgagttaaaaaaaaaacaaacactcaGGCCAAGAATGTGAGTATTGGCAAATCatatgataataacaataaatattgagATTCAAAGATAAAACAGACAAATCTaaattagttttacaaaaagcaTGCATGTCTGGTAAACTTTACAAGAggggttttacaaaaaaaaaaaatgttgacacCCTTATGTCTCAGAATTTGCTCATTTTTACCTCACTCTCTAAttattgatcaaaatttgcgtttaaaaattgtgtctttttagaaaagtttaaatttagtaacGAAAGcaatttaactgttttttaaaacatttatttgaataaaacatcaaatagtgtTATCTATTGACTAGTTTAGGACATTTATAGTCATGGGTTAAGGGAGGGCCAGGGGGTCTCAGACCAACTCTGCCCCCCTTTATCTCcctggattttttattttatttattttttatacttaaaatgaattaaaaacataatttttttttagtttaagtttgagatacaatttattttcattatttcaaattgATAATTACATGTCTCTTATTTCAAAGTAAGCACTTAAAACTGAGATCttttcatgatttaaaaaatcataaattttaaaaccaaagatattgaaatgttttttgaaacattttaacaatcaaTATCTTTATGGTAGTTTAAGATTAATATAGTCATTGACATTATAAGGTGGACAGTGTGATTTTTAGTTAAACCCCCCTTCCATCcaaggatttgaaaaaaataaaaaaagaaagacaaatTCTAAATgcaaaatagattaaaaaaattacaacaaaattattttaaatgtatttaataatgcTTATTATTTGTTTCctgtcataaaaataaaataaaattctcaaTCATTCCTTATGAAAATACAAACAAGTAAAGAACAACCTTTAAAACATCTGACTGGCGATGGTCAGAGGCCCCCTGGCCCTCCCTTAGCCCATGACTATAAATGTCCTAAACTAGctaaaaaataacacttgttttattcaaacaaatgttttaaaaaagatttcaattgcttttgttacaaaattttaacttttctaaaaatacactttttagaaaagtttaaattttgtaactaaatttaaacttttctaaacgcaatttttaaactttttaaacttttctaaacgcAACTTTTAAACGCAAATTTTGATCAAGAATTAgagagacaattgatgaatctaatttttttcattagacTTAAGATAAgataatgatatacaattaaactttttactggGGATTTTGGGCCACATCTTGATTTTACCTTCAAAACTCATGAACttacaagtcaataattttgaacaaaattgaaTAAACAAGTCAATTCCTGAGACAATCAAGTCTTGAGAGTGCTATTTTGGATTGCTCAAGTAGAAATCTATTGGGgtaccaaattttaggaaatttccccAACACATTATAACGATATTAAatgtcaaagttgctttgtagtcgcttcagataatcactaaaatgatgagtcagcattatttcaatTGACGAAATCTCTGGAAACCATGTGTatctttaactaaaatttttgcagttattattttaatatggaCTGCAAGTGAGGTAAAAATGAGCAAATTCTGAGATGTAAGGGTGTCATGGTCTGGATGATTTCATATGGAATGACCCAGAGCTAAGattctaaaaatgaaaagttagtTTAAAGGACAATAAATATTGGTAAAAGATAGATAGAAACAATTTGGTGATACTGATAGTTTTTATtcctaacattttttattagtactttAGCCatgacttatttaaaatttaattgagagaacttgactcgaaacataaaTAGTGAATGGCACCCTAAGCAGCTTATTGTTTAGACAGTTGCCTCTAACCTAAAGTTGTAACTCACAAATgcaattaattaataaactcaCAGACGGAGTCAATAAGCTTGATCTTTTTGACTCTACTTgagagtttgttttttttatttgaaaaaaaaaaaaaaaaaacaatacagaTTTATATCTGCAGAAGCTCTGCTAAGAAATTCTGCTACcttctaatttttctataaCCAATAACCAGCAGTTTTTATCTCCTCAGTATGAAAATTTCCAAGGGGTAACATGTTACTAGTAGGAGGGTAATCACAATAATCCTAATCctaacctaatttaaaaaaattagggttggtcaatattaaatgttttctaaaatttgctTAAGCAAAACaagaattaattttgtttatgattAAGTGGTATTTAATCACcactaatataataaataaggcCAGGtactagaaataaatatatatgcaggGGTTTAAGTACATCAATCTACTAAGGGTTTGAGATTGGAAAGGAATGTATGCATGTGTGTGAGAAATACTTTCAAGTAgaataataagtttaattaaaataatatttttttaaataagttttttaatattaaagcaACCCTGACTGTATTTACAACCTTATTTTATCTAACACAGTTTCATATAACTATAACCTTTGGttactattatttaattttcctTTAGGAGTCTTTCTATAAGTAAGTTTCTTTCTATAAGTAAGTTTCTTTCAATAAGTAAGTTTCTTTCAATAAGTAAGATTCTTTCAATAAGTAAGTTTCTTTcaataagtaagtttttttcaataagtaaGTTTCTTTCAATAAGTAAATTTCTTTcaataagtaagtttttttcaataaataagttTCTTTCAATAAGTAAGTTTCTTTTAATAAGTAAGTTTCTTTCAATAAGTAAGTTTCTTTCAATAAGTAACTTTCTTtcaaaaagtaagtttcttTCTATAAGtaagtttctttttataagTAAGTTTCTTTCTATAAGTATGTTTCTTTCTATAAGTTTTGATGATTTTGATAAGAGATTGAGattacttttcaaaattatctttattttctaattataaacttttgaaataattttttttttttacaaactgtttttttttttgttatatatattttgtctttttaactacataaggaacttaattttacaattttataattgaaCCTTTgaacttcaaaatttaataaataacaaaaatttaaacttaataaacataaaaaaaatttattgcaccAATTTGTTGTACTTGTGATACAAATTATCACTTTGAATATACACAAAAGAAATGCAAATTATGAGACAGgataagtttaagaaaaaatttaatacacatttaattttcaaacaaaaataccTGATTATATGCagcaaaatataatatgtaGAAAAAAAACATGGGAAGCacagaaaacaacttttttacatcttcaaCATCAGTCTCTGAGTATTTGCCACCATAAACAACTTTAGCTCTATCTAGCCAGTGTTGAATTGGAACATAGCTCTCATAATTTGAATACCTGAATAATTTTACAGTTGCTAATAAagtcatagcaaaaaaaaaactcctcaataaactaaattttatattaaaagataaaattatttaaaaaaataaatatgcatacTTATTATCAGCTTTTCTTGTTGAATTACAACACATTTTAAGTATTTTcaccaaaaattttttacgtGCTGGCACTACTGCATTATAATTCTTCACTTGAGGAATGCAAAAAACTATTAGTGCAATTATCAACAAAGCAACAGAAATAGGGTAGCCTGTTATAAAACCATATTCTTGttgaattaaagttaatgcagaATAGCCTATGAATGCACCAATATTTAATGCCCAATAgtagtattgaaaatatttttttaattcaacatcATCAGTATCATTAATTTGATCAGCTCCAAATGGTGacatatttgatttaaaacaacCTTCACCAATAGATACAAGAAACAGCGAAAAAAAGACCCATACATGATATTCAGCTTTGCTGTTTGATGTACTATTATAGTTGGCTGTTAATTGATCTTTTGTGACTTGTGTTGATTGATTGGTATTAGGTATATTATTTggatttacaacaaaattaataGCAGGTAACATCCCAAAACcgataatataaacaaaaaatccaaatataatagtatgaaaCCTTCCAAGTATAAAATCTCCAAGAACACCACCAACAATGCATGATATCCAtgttgtgtatataaaaaactgGGTTGTAACTATACTTAATGTACTAGAATAATTAagatattctaataaaaaaaaagtcaaattcgCAGACAAACTATAATAAGCTGTTCTTTCTAATACAACAACAAATACAAAGcatactttaacaaaaattgaatttctttcatttcgtgGGTTTAAATACACTCTACGATTATAATAGAATCTTGAGTCGTCAGAATCGCTATCATTGCTAACGTCATCTTGGTCGGAACTCGTTGTAATGCTCTTATTCGGACATTGCATTTTAACAGttattctaatatttaaaatattacaagaaaTACGTATGTTTAGagtcaaataattataatatatatcgATAAACAGTCATTAAAAACGGAAAATATACCACCGATTAAAATgctgataattttttactattttaagtAGTTAAACCTAATCATTTAATGCATATAAGTTACACGCGCTCCAagttcttcatttaaataatattattaaattactgttaataaaagaaaatactaagaagtaaaaaaatacatttcaaataCCACTTCATTGTTGTTACTTCATTATGAAGTAACAATAATGAAGTGGTTTAAGTAAAGGTGACTGCTGTAATACGCGAACATTAGTTTATAATAAGGTCTATATCATTTTACTAATCATTTTGTGCTTACACAAGTTACACGCGCAGCAACTCTATATTTATACAATGAAGTTTATTGTGTAAATATTAGTTCAAAAACATTAGATTTTGGATTAGTTTCGCTTTTAATTAGCtgaaatttattaagtaaaataattaatataaaagatttagGCCTTTATCGAGACGatggtttaatagtaatgcGTAAAAATTCTGGTCCACAGCtcgataaaattagaaaagatataaaaatttttaaaaatattggctttcaaatcgaaataaacataaatttaaaaattgtgaactttcttgatgtCACGTTTAACCTCTCTGAAAATTCATATAAGCCTTGTAATAGGTtagatacaaaaattaaaatgcttttaatttttgtatctaACCTATTACAGTTAAGggttgaaaagaaaattatggaaaaacaaaataagaataataagacCAAGGAAAAGAAAGTTTAATGGCAATCAGCATAATAATTCCAATAACACCTATAAGCATTTTGATACAAACACAGGAACTACAAGTAGTAAAAAGCTGaaaaataatcttgaaaaaacattatttgataatgatgaatttgtattttttatgcattttaaataaatgaaaagttgttttgaaaagTATGCTACTTGTAATATATGTGGTACAAAGCTTTCCATGTTGCATGATCATTCAAGACGTTTGgggttttctttgttttttcaaatttcttgtAGTGGTTGTGCATTTAAAGATACATTTCTTACTTTTCCTgttatcaaaaacaataaacctGGTATAAATACTTGTGAAATTAATATACGCAGCGGTATGGCATTCAGGGAGATCGGCGGAGGGAGAGATACAATGTTAACTTTTACCTCAATAATGAACATGCAACCACCTCTATCAAAGCCTAGTTTTGACTGTATTAGTAGCAAGCTTTATGATGCTTATAAGTCAGTTGCTGGGCAAAGTATGAAAAATTCTGCTATGGAAGTTAAGAGAATACTGAAACCTGACTCTAATATGAATGATGTTATTGATTGTGATGTTTCTATCGATGGTACCTGGCAGCGGAGAGGATGTTCTTCTTAGAACGGTGTTGTTGTTGTGAGACGTTGCCACCACTACACCGTTCCACGAACGGTGTAGTGGTGGCAACGTCTCACAATAACAACAAGGTATTGGATACTGTTATATTATCTAAGTTTTGTAAAAGTTGTCAAATTTGGGAAGGAAAAAAAGAGACACTTAAATATGAGCAGTGGAAAGTTAATCATTCATGCCAAGTAAGTCACACTAAATCAGCTGGTGCTATGGAGTCAACTGATGCAACAGAAATATTTTGCTcttcagtaaataaatataacattcaCTATTCTAAATATCTTGGGGACGGAGACACTACCTCATTTAGCACAGTTATTGCACAAAAACCTTATGGTGATGACCTTGTTTCAATAAAACTAGAATGTATTGGGTATTACCAGAAGCATATAGGTATATCTGGTAAAGGTCGGCTCACGGATAATGTAATCAACATCATGCAAAATTATGTTGGAATGGCTATTTGGCAAAATTCAAATAGTACTTGTACCACGCTCTTTGCTAATTGTTTATGACAAGGTATCCAATACTGGGATCTTAAagcattaattgttttaatcaCACCATTGTGCTTGACAAGctttgaaaatgtaaaatttataaatgtaggAAATTTTGTGTTGTATTCTAAATCAGTATTTTCAACTGCGCCACGACATCGAGATATTCTGTTGTCAACAAATAAACGTAGATCTTTTCGTAAttgtttgaaattgttttcatCGATCAGATTTATCTGTGAAATTTAATCTACAATCGCTTTGAGTTATCTATTTCTTCGGCTGTAATTGGACCGGTCTTAAaggtgtttttctttttatcttttgcatTATCGATAAATCGAAGAATGCACGACGTGAATTTTCAATTTACCGATAATGCAAAATCACTAAATTTAGCAATATTAATTAATTCAAGATTAACATTAAACTTAACATGTGCCACATTACATAAAACTTCAAGTGTTTCATTTGAATGATTAACATGTTCATAATATGGCCATTTAATATTAACATCGTTTAAAAGATTGGGTCCACAAAACCAAAGTTCATTATCTTATACCTTCTTAAGAGATGATCCTCGAGATATCATATCTGCAGGATTTCTATATGATTCAGTATAGTTCCAATTACAAATTAA
Above is a window of Hydra vulgaris chromosome 10, alternate assembly HydraT2T_AEP DNA encoding:
- the LOC136086185 gene encoding solute carrier family 15 member 4-like produces the protein MQCPNKSITTSSDQDDVSNDSDSDDSRFYYNRRVYLNPRNERNSIFVKVCFVFVVVLERTAYYSLSANLTFFLLEYLNYSSTLSIVTTQFFIYTTWISCIVGGVLGDFILGRFHTIIFGFFVYIIGFGMLPAINFVVNPNNIPNTNQSTQVTKDQLTANYNSTSNSKAEYHVWVFFSLFLVSIGEGCFKSNMSPFGADQINDTDDVELKKYFQYYYWALNIGAFIGYSALTLIQQEYGFITGYPISVALLIIALIVFCIPQVKNYNAVVPARKKFLVKILKMCCNSTRKADNKYSNYESYVPIQHWLDRAKVVYGGKYSETDVEDVKKLFSVLPMFFFYILYFAAYNQVSTFYLLQGIHMKVTLQLSSKITVPACWLGIINIFTVVIFVPIFSKYIKNAKSYYLMVSIVYFYIVNVNALLN